One window from the genome of Leptospira johnsonii encodes:
- a CDS encoding hybrid sensor histidine kinase/response regulator — translation MNEIPADILTFIKFFENSDGTSIYVNHLLRDENGKIQDIKLHYCNDQAAKLLQMEKISLVGKHYTELRPGEFESNPDIGGFMESVSKKGSEWRGIRQSAISKKYYDSTIICPQDDWVISIAKDLNQEIKEKDIFREAAYRNEDAIYYLEPVFDDKGSITDFLYKDLNPAAEAEIGMPKEIAIGKNLCKLFPRNLELGTFDLYKNVYLTQQAEKREYEIKDTRGNPGFYLLQISRVYEGLLISNKNITEIRNVENQLRIQKEQLEFTYLASNDGYWDYNVKTKQLFLSERWKTMLGYTNEEISSEDSQIWKKLVHPEDLRIALSAFQQHRSEKTERFDKVLRYKRKDGEPIFIRSRALIIKDENGEPTRIVGTHTDISAAKQSEIALEKAKEKAEQADRAKSEFLGMISHEMRTPLNGIFGMANLLMSSELNSEQKENLKDLSDSTEILSRLIDDLLQIITLDSTKLEIKEEPFETKTFIDFIRILVEPKTLEKNIEFKICISEKFPEVIVGDRTRIEQLLLNLITNSIKFTDKGSVMLTLDIEGESSIIFKVKDTGIGIKEEARQRIFDAFHQEDLADTRKYSGVGLGLYIVKRLTSKMKGEVRLNSEPGLGSEFSILLPLKIQAGIPLNPAQIQSETVPIFSTGSVLIVDDNEINVKILAKHLSKTGVQSDSALSGREALKLLDTNDKKYDLILLDLQMPEMDGYHTADAIHALNSSNAKTPIVAVTASSFSEAYEKCAQHGIEGFIGKPFQPKQLYKVLSDFL, via the coding sequence ATGAACGAGATCCCGGCAGACATTCTTACATTCATTAAGTTTTTTGAAAATTCAGATGGGACTTCTATTTATGTGAACCATCTTCTACGAGATGAAAACGGTAAGATCCAAGATATAAAATTGCACTATTGCAACGATCAGGCCGCTAAACTTCTGCAAATGGAGAAGATTTCACTTGTTGGTAAACATTACACAGAACTCAGACCGGGAGAGTTCGAAAGCAATCCTGATATCGGCGGATTTATGGAGTCCGTCAGTAAAAAGGGCTCTGAATGGAGAGGGATACGCCAATCCGCTATCTCCAAAAAATACTATGACTCCACCATAATCTGTCCCCAAGACGATTGGGTCATCTCCATCGCAAAAGATCTAAACCAAGAGATCAAAGAGAAGGATATTTTCAGAGAAGCTGCCTATAGGAACGAGGATGCTATTTATTATCTGGAACCTGTTTTTGATGATAAAGGATCCATTACGGATTTTTTATATAAGGACCTGAACCCCGCAGCTGAGGCGGAAATAGGAATGCCTAAAGAGATCGCAATCGGCAAGAACTTATGCAAACTATTCCCTCGGAACCTGGAATTAGGCACTTTCGATCTTTATAAGAACGTATACCTCACTCAACAGGCGGAGAAAAGAGAATACGAGATCAAGGATACTCGGGGAAATCCGGGATTTTATCTACTTCAGATCAGTAGAGTTTACGAAGGACTCCTGATCAGTAATAAGAATATTACGGAAATTAGAAATGTAGAAAACCAGCTTAGGATACAAAAAGAACAGCTGGAATTTACTTATCTGGCATCCAACGATGGATACTGGGATTATAACGTAAAAACCAAACAACTTTTCCTTTCCGAAAGATGGAAAACTATGTTAGGTTATACGAATGAGGAGATCTCTTCCGAAGATTCCCAGATTTGGAAAAAACTGGTACATCCGGAAGATCTCAGAATAGCTCTTTCCGCATTTCAACAACATAGATCGGAAAAAACGGAAAGGTTCGATAAGGTATTAAGATACAAAAGAAAAGATGGAGAGCCCATATTTATCCGCTCCAGAGCCCTTATCATTAAGGATGAGAACGGAGAGCCTACACGTATTGTAGGAACTCATACTGATATCTCCGCTGCAAAACAATCCGAGATCGCTTTGGAAAAAGCGAAAGAAAAGGCAGAACAAGCGGATAGGGCAAAATCAGAATTTTTGGGAATGATCTCTCATGAAATGAGAACCCCATTGAACGGGATATTCGGAATGGCAAACCTTCTAATGTCCTCCGAATTGAACTCAGAACAAAAGGAAAATCTAAAAGATCTTTCCGACTCGACTGAGATCCTATCTAGATTGATCGACGATCTACTTCAAATAATCACCCTGGATTCCACAAAACTGGAAATCAAGGAAGAACCTTTCGAGACCAAAACGTTTATCGATTTTATACGTATATTAGTAGAACCTAAAACTTTAGAAAAGAATATAGAATTCAAGATCTGCATCTCCGAAAAATTTCCCGAAGTGATCGTAGGAGACAGGACCAGGATCGAACAGTTATTACTGAACCTGATCACGAATTCCATCAAGTTTACCGACAAGGGCTCCGTTATGCTGACTTTAGACATAGAAGGAGAATCCTCCATCATATTCAAAGTAAAAGACACAGGTATCGGAATTAAAGAAGAAGCTCGACAGAGGATCTTCGATGCATTCCACCAAGAAGACCTAGCAGACACTCGTAAATACAGTGGAGTCGGACTTGGGCTTTATATCGTCAAAAGACTGACCTCTAAAATGAAAGGAGAAGTTCGTTTGAATTCGGAGCCTGGACTCGGCTCTGAATTTTCCATCCTTCTTCCTTTAAAAATACAAGCAGGAATTCCTCTTAATCCTGCACAGATACAATCCGAGACTGTTCCGATATTTTCTACCGGCTCCGTTCTTATCGTCGATGATAACGAGATCAATGTGAAGATCCTTGCAAAACATTTGAGTAAAACCGGAGTCCAATCCGACTCAGCTTTAAGCGGGAGAGAAGCGTTAAAACTTTTAGATACGAACGATAAAAAATACGATCTGATCCTATTGGATCTGCAAATGCCAGAGATGGACGGATATCATACTGCGGATGCAATACATGCTTTAAATTCCTCTAATGCAAAAACTCCTATCGTCGCAGTCACAGCGAGTTCCTTTTCGGAAGCATATGAAAAATGCGCTCAACATGGGATAGAAGGTTTTATCGGCAAACCATTCCAACCAAAACAATTGTATAAAGTTCTTTCGGATTTTCTCTGA
- a CDS encoding YheT family hydrolase, giving the protein MDTLRPFKPPIHLRHPFVQTVLASLMRQNIPDHPMDKAASPVVINAGKGVRLLGHYSKSPQNKALLVLIHGWEGSMDSNYIQRTSRRFYDKGISIFRLNLRDHGNTHHLNPEPFNGSLIRETYEAVRKVAKDFGQKLPVYLAGFSMGGNFTIRVAREHSRNKQSIPNLKHCIAVSPPLHPKSATEMMDSKLIIGKYFLDKWRQSLAKKNVHFPDLHPYPNIMEGKTVMEMTDRIVASSAEFKNSDDYFNSYTLGPKDFEKLKVDLTIVTSADDPIIRPDEFRDLPKSSKLRIFIQKYGGHNGFYENLKGDCWYFRVFDKVIFE; this is encoded by the coding sequence ATGGACACACTTCGTCCCTTCAAACCTCCGATCCATCTCAGACATCCATTTGTGCAAACGGTTCTTGCTTCTTTAATGAGGCAGAATATTCCGGACCATCCCATGGACAAGGCAGCTTCTCCAGTCGTTATCAATGCTGGAAAAGGTGTTCGACTATTAGGTCATTATTCCAAGTCTCCTCAAAACAAGGCGTTGTTAGTGCTTATACACGGCTGGGAAGGAAGTATGGATTCCAATTATATCCAAAGGACTTCCAGAAGATTTTATGATAAGGGAATATCTATCTTCCGACTGAACTTAAGGGATCATGGAAATACTCATCATCTGAATCCGGAACCATTTAACGGAAGTTTAATACGAGAGACCTACGAAGCCGTCCGTAAAGTTGCAAAAGACTTTGGCCAGAAACTTCCCGTATACTTAGCTGGATTTTCTATGGGTGGGAATTTTACGATCCGAGTAGCCAGAGAACATTCCAGGAACAAACAAAGTATACCTAATTTAAAACATTGTATCGCTGTAAGTCCGCCACTTCATCCAAAGTCCGCGACTGAAATGATGGATTCTAAACTGATCATAGGAAAATATTTCTTAGATAAATGGAGACAATCCCTAGCTAAAAAGAATGTACATTTTCCGGATCTACATCCTTATCCGAATATCATGGAAGGAAAAACAGTCATGGAAATGACTGATAGGATCGTAGCATCTTCTGCGGAGTTCAAAAACTCAGACGATTATTTTAATTCTTATACATTGGGTCCAAAGGATTTTGAAAAACTAAAGGTGGATCTGACCATAGTCACATCCGCAGACGATCCGATCATCCGTCCCGACGAATTCAGAGACCTTCCAAAAAGTTCCAAGCTTAGGATATTTATCCAAAAGTACGGAGGCCATAACGGATTTTACGAAAACTTAAAAGGAGACTGTTGGTATTTCCGGGTCTTTGATAAAGTTATATTCGAGTAA
- a CDS encoding acetyl-CoA C-acetyltransferase, protein MSNAYVIDAVRTPRGKGKKRGTLASVHPQELSASTLKAIQERNGLKPEIVEEVVLGCVSQVDDQAACIARYAVMAAQWPNSVPGYTVNRFCGSGLQAVNNIANHVQSGAIPVGLGGGIESMSRVKMGADLGDRDFNIGNPNIQKHYNLVPQGISADLIATKYNISREEADKFAESSQLKADKAIKEGVFKKSIIPVKLEDGTVVDTDENPRIESDYAFLSGLGAVFKTIGEKELDAIALRSYPEVGKINHIHTLGNSSGIVDGAASVLIANDEGVKKYGLKPRAKILSTVATGEDPTIMLTGPVSASKKALHMAGLKVEDIDLWEINEAFASVVLYTQKTLGIPLEKINVNGGAIALGHPLGATGAILLGTALDELERRNQRYALITLCIGGGMGIATVIERI, encoded by the coding sequence ATGTCCAACGCATACGTTATCGATGCGGTTCGCACCCCTAGAGGGAAAGGTAAAAAAAGAGGAACACTTGCCTCCGTTCACCCGCAAGAACTATCGGCCTCTACTCTAAAAGCAATCCAAGAAAGAAACGGATTAAAACCAGAAATCGTAGAAGAAGTTGTCTTAGGTTGTGTTTCCCAAGTGGATGACCAAGCTGCATGTATCGCCCGTTATGCGGTCATGGCTGCTCAGTGGCCTAATTCCGTTCCAGGATACACTGTAAACCGTTTCTGCGGTTCCGGATTACAAGCAGTAAACAATATTGCAAACCATGTTCAGTCGGGAGCAATTCCAGTAGGTTTAGGCGGCGGAATAGAATCCATGAGCCGTGTAAAAATGGGAGCGGATCTAGGAGACAGGGATTTTAATATAGGAAATCCTAATATACAAAAACATTATAATCTTGTCCCACAAGGAATTTCTGCTGACCTAATCGCAACCAAATATAATATCAGCAGAGAAGAAGCGGACAAATTCGCAGAATCTTCCCAGTTGAAAGCGGATAAAGCGATCAAAGAAGGCGTATTCAAAAAATCCATCATTCCTGTAAAGTTAGAAGACGGAACGGTAGTAGACACCGATGAGAACCCACGCATCGAATCAGACTACGCATTCCTTTCTGGCTTAGGCGCAGTTTTCAAAACCATCGGAGAGAAGGAACTAGATGCGATTGCATTAAGATCCTATCCTGAGGTTGGAAAGATCAATCACATCCATACACTCGGAAATTCTTCCGGGATCGTAGACGGCGCAGCTTCCGTTCTGATCGCTAACGACGAAGGGGTCAAAAAATACGGATTGAAGCCAAGGGCAAAAATCCTTTCCACAGTTGCTACTGGAGAAGATCCAACTATCATGTTGACAGGACCTGTTTCCGCTTCCAAAAAAGCGCTACATATGGCGGGGCTCAAAGTGGAAGATATCGATCTTTGGGAGATCAACGAAGCGTTTGCTTCCGTTGTATTATATACCCAAAAAACTCTTGGGATCCCTCTGGAAAAGATCAACGTAAACGGAGGAGCAATCGCTCTAGGACACCCTCTGGGAGCAACAGGGGCAATTCTTCTCGGAACCGCATTGGATGAATTAGAAAGAAGGAACCAACGTTACGCACTCATCACTCTCTGCATAGGCGGAGGAATGGGGATCGCAACCGTAATCGAAAGAATTTAA
- a CDS encoding acyltransferase family protein, whose translation MSGVSQNSIGLYGSIRNLKSENPIRILSIDLLRGLTVAGMILVNNPGTWSNMYWPLKHAKWDGCTPTDLVFPFFLFVVGASIPFSVSNGIQEFPKILKRASILIFLGLFLNFFGEWSFSNLRFPGVLQRIGFAYFFGAVLYKEKNLKLRIFLFISLLIAYWYLLEFVPPPGATEPSMKEGKDWGAWLDRETFGQAHLWRFGKVWDPEGLLTSFTSIASAFCGIFAGEFLKVSLEKGEGLLSISGKIALGAFAVLLVGGVWGIYYPINKSLWTGTYSLWTAGWALLVISLFLVLEKYDKFGLGTLQSFLLPFGKNALLVFFGSGIFARSLNIIMVSSPEGKKIPLKNLIYQEYYKSWIDSPELSSFLYSITVLVIWFLILFFLDKKRLYWKI comes from the coding sequence ATGTCTGGGGTTTCACAGAATTCCATAGGTCTCTATGGTAGTATTCGCAACTTGAAATCTGAAAATCCGATCCGTATTTTATCTATAGATCTGTTGAGAGGTCTGACTGTGGCCGGGATGATCCTGGTAAATAATCCAGGCACCTGGTCCAATATGTATTGGCCTCTTAAACATGCAAAATGGGATGGATGTACTCCTACAGATCTTGTGTTTCCTTTTTTTCTTTTCGTGGTGGGTGCTTCTATTCCCTTCTCTGTATCGAATGGAATACAAGAATTTCCTAAAATTCTAAAGCGAGCTTCCATTCTGATCTTTCTAGGATTGTTTTTGAATTTTTTCGGAGAATGGAGTTTTTCTAATCTCAGATTTCCTGGAGTTCTGCAAAGAATAGGATTCGCTTATTTTTTCGGAGCCGTTCTATATAAAGAGAAAAATCTGAAGCTCAGGATCTTTCTATTTATATCCTTATTGATTGCATATTGGTACTTACTGGAATTTGTTCCTCCTCCCGGCGCCACAGAGCCTAGTATGAAAGAAGGAAAAGACTGGGGGGCCTGGCTAGATAGGGAAACTTTCGGCCAAGCACATTTGTGGAGATTCGGTAAGGTCTGGGATCCGGAAGGGCTTTTAACTTCTTTTACATCTATTGCATCCGCGTTCTGCGGGATCTTTGCTGGAGAATTTTTAAAAGTTTCTCTGGAGAAAGGAGAAGGTCTACTTTCCATTTCCGGCAAAATCGCGTTAGGCGCTTTTGCTGTATTGTTAGTGGGCGGAGTTTGGGGAATCTACTATCCGATCAATAAAAGTTTGTGGACCGGAACGTATTCTCTTTGGACTGCGGGCTGGGCTCTGCTCGTTATTTCTCTTTTTTTAGTTTTGGAAAAATATGATAAATTCGGACTTGGAACTCTGCAAAGTTTTCTTCTTCCTTTTGGAAAGAACGCTTTGTTGGTGTTTTTCGGTTCAGGGATATTCGCCAGAAGTCTGAATATAATCATGGTCTCTTCTCCCGAAGGGAAAAAGATCCCTTTAAAAAATCTGATCTACCAAGAATATTATAAAAGCTGGATAGATTCTCCGGAACTGAGCTCCTTCTTATATTCTATAACTGTTCTGGTCATATGGTTTTTGATCCTTTTCTTTTTGGATAAAAAAAGACTATATTGGAAGATTTAA
- a CDS encoding DUF2804 domain-containing protein, whose amino-acid sequence MQKIIGPENQVHYGVWDGPIEFNHLDFTLLDFFGKEIKGLKKKFAFHSFNYLGIMMEDCLVGIAAVSLGYAYNVFAYLYKFDQGKVYEFDVKGPDLGLALKFPANPDEYEISFKKGKSFLNIRKSHSEGKLLLDANFGNKLEISGEFPYSLITHNPLRVLNPSEPSRWTFTEKCSPLIPDRISVKYEKKELVRDPSRTTMVYDWSGGYLRRETNWYWAAFSSVLPDRTKIGANFAALVNESFFPENAYWIDSERQRVSRCIFDFSQKDPYKPWRLWDEEGRIRLEFEPKGERREKVNLIWTKLYFRQFVGKFSGSFRPEKGREVQIKDVWGFTEFHRSLW is encoded by the coding sequence ATGCAAAAAATTATCGGACCCGAAAATCAAGTACACTATGGAGTTTGGGATGGTCCTATCGAATTCAATCATCTAGATTTTACTCTTCTGGATTTTTTCGGAAAAGAGATCAAAGGACTCAAAAAGAAGTTCGCCTTCCATTCTTTCAATTATCTAGGGATCATGATGGAAGACTGCTTGGTCGGGATTGCGGCTGTGAGCCTTGGCTATGCGTATAACGTGTTTGCTTATTTGTATAAATTCGATCAGGGCAAGGTCTACGAATTCGATGTAAAAGGACCCGACTTAGGTCTTGCTTTAAAATTCCCGGCAAATCCGGATGAATACGAGATCTCTTTCAAAAAAGGAAAGTCCTTCCTGAATATCCGAAAGTCTCATTCCGAAGGGAAACTTCTACTCGATGCAAACTTTGGAAATAAATTGGAGATCTCCGGAGAATTTCCATATTCTTTGATCACTCATAATCCTCTTAGGGTCTTAAATCCTTCCGAACCTAGTCGCTGGACGTTCACCGAAAAATGTTCTCCTCTGATCCCAGATCGTATCAGTGTAAAATATGAGAAGAAGGAACTAGTCCGAGATCCTTCCAGGACCACTATGGTCTATGATTGGTCCGGCGGTTATTTGAGAAGGGAGACAAATTGGTATTGGGCTGCATTCTCCTCCGTTCTGCCTGATAGGACAAAAATAGGAGCCAACTTTGCGGCCCTAGTAAACGAAAGTTTTTTTCCGGAGAATGCTTACTGGATCGATTCCGAAAGACAAAGAGTCAGCAGATGTATATTCGATTTTTCTCAAAAAGATCCTTATAAACCTTGGAGGCTTTGGGACGAAGAAGGACGTATCCGTTTGGAATTCGAGCCCAAGGGAGAAAGAAGAGAAAAAGTAAATCTGATCTGGACCAAATTGTATTTTAGACAATTCGTGGGAAAATTCTCTGGAAGTTTCAGACCGGAAAAGGGAAGGGAAGTCCAGATCAAAGATGTCTGGGGTTTCACAGAATTCCATAGGTCTCTATGGTAG
- a CDS encoding LIC_13029 family protein, whose protein sequence is MGEIQSKHAGSRENLETSDLKTLKDKKTSREISVLLYRVLFRSEEVRGGSVKVVKETFIRTHSNHPELFPILDRSKFIRDMISVFKTSTVLNPEKLEAFFASIHAAFQSELRYLLGKSTQFTFDIMFQVIESILQEMSHPEDQRTVDVKDRELILKHFRAYNDLSKYFNKMGTSKAVIDKKDDIITEISINHREITIVSIENMFRNILAQILLSRKYNCGTLIDKWSTEYGFGPEQAQSMRNYIQETAPLTDFRTQYANALRAIGTENEMDLMFLRTLSNYYASWVTQVSEQIPA, encoded by the coding sequence ATGGGAGAAATCCAGAGCAAGCATGCAGGAAGCAGAGAAAATCTCGAAACTTCCGACTTAAAAACTCTGAAAGATAAAAAAACTTCCCGAGAGATCTCAGTTCTTCTCTATCGAGTATTGTTTCGAAGTGAAGAAGTTCGGGGAGGTTCGGTCAAGGTAGTTAAAGAGACCTTTATCCGCACCCATTCCAATCACCCAGAACTCTTTCCCATCCTAGACAGATCCAAGTTCATTCGGGATATGATCTCCGTATTCAAAACTTCTACTGTCCTTAATCCTGAAAAATTAGAAGCATTCTTCGCGTCTATACACGCGGCTTTCCAAAGCGAGCTTAGATATTTATTAGGCAAGTCTACACAGTTCACTTTCGATATAATGTTTCAGGTAATAGAATCTATCCTTCAAGAGATGAGCCATCCGGAAGACCAACGAACGGTAGATGTAAAGGATAGGGAACTCATCTTAAAACATTTTAGAGCTTATAACGATCTTTCCAAATACTTCAACAAGATGGGAACTTCCAAGGCAGTGATCGATAAGAAAGACGATATCATCACTGAGATCTCGATCAATCATAGAGAGATCACGATCGTTTCTATCGAGAACATGTTCCGAAATATTTTGGCACAGATCCTTCTTTCCCGAAAATATAATTGTGGGACATTAATAGATAAATGGTCTACTGAATACGGCTTTGGTCCGGAACAGGCCCAGTCTATGAGAAATTATATCCAAGAAACTGCCCCTCTGACCGATTTCAGGACACAATACGCAAATGCGTTACGTGCCATCGGTACAGAGAATGAAATGGATCTGATGTTCCTGAGAACATTATCCAACTATTACGCTTCTTGGGTGACCCAGGTCTCAGAACAGATCCCTGCTTAA
- a CDS encoding transglutaminase-like domain-containing protein gives MASEPAYSSMKWEAVNPEIFSPSPLVPEEKIKSAQGSLLIGEDLFLPANFPDTNGKNTGGLLIRNIKTGTANRLDLKETVRGLAFDKEEGQIYVRFKKEIAVLQNGSFEIKRRIPFYQTGSAWGNIGFIQGKLFEIRENKLILYDKEAGSEIDQKDLPLPKVSFAFDCSGKEIYFWNSKDGTNLHSYDPVLNKIKNSFTVHLESKEAGKLSCFKNDLVVLSPESEIYQNLIRIGNDYYPGKQENLVLKGNLSYRFSPSRDTIRFVLKITPKENSPETEIAVAIPPQETSSQVLSEEKFHPNGKLTEDKQNNRTLLIPIPALSSGQTWEETVYSAKLVRYNIDSGLTRFQTSWEDWRVPSEWKQYLEDGSVYKISDPEIIRIKEELKSSGSNVEEYIQAVYKYIRKNMVYKQDGKFDPAPTVLQNGHGSCTEHSYAQISLLRSAGIPARMAWNWLPVGEKVELNHKVAEVWHPSFGWIPMEPLASPRTRAGLTYAKHIIFAVLNQPYHTIIKGGDTLANFTKPASGATRSISIELIPEISQRSVKQYDAGAEEIYPKSNPVKNRILEKSEERTVE, from the coding sequence TTGGCTTCCGAACCTGCTTATTCTTCCATGAAATGGGAAGCAGTGAACCCGGAAATATTCTCTCCTTCTCCCTTAGTCCCCGAAGAAAAGATCAAATCCGCTCAAGGAAGTTTGCTGATAGGCGAAGATCTTTTTTTGCCCGCCAATTTTCCGGACACGAACGGAAAGAATACCGGGGGATTGCTCATTAGGAATATTAAGACCGGCACTGCAAATCGTTTGGATCTAAAGGAAACGGTCAGAGGTCTTGCATTCGATAAAGAAGAAGGTCAAATTTATGTAAGGTTCAAAAAGGAGATCGCAGTATTGCAGAACGGTTCCTTTGAAATTAAGAGAAGGATCCCTTTTTACCAAACTGGCTCCGCCTGGGGAAATATAGGTTTTATCCAGGGAAAACTTTTCGAGATCAGAGAGAATAAACTTATACTTTATGATAAGGAGGCAGGTTCGGAGATAGATCAAAAAGATCTGCCTCTTCCCAAAGTATCTTTTGCATTCGATTGTTCAGGGAAAGAGATATATTTTTGGAATTCGAAGGACGGCACAAATCTCCATTCTTACGATCCTGTTTTGAATAAGATCAAGAACAGTTTTACTGTACATTTGGAATCCAAAGAAGCAGGAAAACTTTCCTGCTTCAAAAACGACCTAGTGGTTCTCAGTCCTGAATCCGAAATTTATCAAAATCTAATACGGATCGGGAATGATTATTATCCTGGAAAACAGGAAAATCTTGTGCTAAAAGGAAATTTGAGTTATAGATTCTCTCCTAGCAGAGATACGATACGTTTCGTTTTAAAGATCACTCCTAAGGAAAATTCTCCGGAAACTGAAATAGCAGTAGCCATTCCTCCTCAGGAAACTTCTTCTCAAGTGTTGAGCGAGGAAAAATTCCATCCAAACGGAAAATTAACCGAAGACAAACAGAACAATCGCACTTTGCTCATTCCAATCCCAGCTTTAAGTTCTGGGCAAACCTGGGAAGAAACCGTATATTCAGCTAAATTAGTAAGATATAATATAGATTCCGGACTCACCCGCTTCCAGACTTCTTGGGAAGACTGGAGGGTTCCAAGCGAATGGAAACAGTATTTGGAGGATGGCTCTGTTTATAAGATTTCCGATCCTGAAATTATCCGGATCAAAGAAGAACTTAAATCTTCTGGCTCGAATGTGGAGGAGTATATCCAAGCGGTATACAAATACATCCGAAAGAATATGGTGTATAAACAGGACGGCAAATTCGATCCAGCACCTACAGTTCTTCAAAACGGACATGGATCCTGTACAGAACATAGCTACGCTCAGATCTCACTGCTACGCAGCGCAGGAATACCGGCCAGGATGGCCTGGAACTGGCTCCCTGTAGGAGAAAAAGTCGAGTTAAATCATAAGGTTGCGGAAGTATGGCATCCTTCCTTCGGCTGGATACCAATGGAACCTTTGGCTTCTCCTAGAACAAGGGCGGGACTAACATATGCAAAACACATAATATTCGCAGTACTCAATCAGCCTTATCATACGATCATCAAAGGAGGAGATACCTTGGCCAATTTTACGAAACCTGCTTCGGGAGCGACTAGATCTATCTCCATAGAATTGATCCCTGAAATTTCCCAGAGATCCGTAAAACAATACGATGCCGGAGCGGAAGAAATTTATCCTAAATCGAATCCTGTAAAAAATCGTATATTAGAAAAATCGGAAGAAAGGACCGTAGAATAA
- a CDS encoding DUF6962 family protein, whose amino-acid sequence MQISTAISDLVLAIFAIWAGLSVQSSAKGNVSKKGGAYGLFLIGLGALLGVVFFLGGDWISPIYRPIVHVAGVVGVPWIGIAFFHAGFGKIDGKTWNLLSLILLVLAVISYLYPLGLYATLIGAIALIAVLVVCIQKYKGSYRTAALYGIAGALLFILSGLVIGTVGTIAGLPRVDLFHYGLAAATYSLGYSLKRIG is encoded by the coding sequence ATGCAAATTAGTACCGCAATTTCAGATTTAGTATTGGCAATTTTTGCCATATGGGCCGGTCTTTCTGTCCAATCTTCCGCTAAAGGAAACGTTTCTAAAAAAGGAGGAGCCTATGGTCTTTTTTTGATCGGGTTAGGCGCTCTACTCGGAGTGGTTTTCTTTTTAGGAGGAGATTGGATCAGCCCAATTTATAGACCTATCGTTCATGTTGCAGGTGTAGTAGGAGTTCCTTGGATAGGGATAGCATTTTTCCATGCAGGTTTCGGAAAGATAGATGGTAAAACCTGGAATCTGCTTAGCCTGATTCTTTTGGTTTTAGCTGTAATAAGTTATCTTTATCCTTTGGGTTTATATGCTACCTTGATCGGAGCGATCGCATTGATCGCTGTTTTGGTGGTGTGCATCCAAAAATACAAAGGTTCTTATAGAACAGCAGCATTATATGGGATTGCAGGCGCACTTCTATTCATTCTATCCGGACTTGTGATAGGAACTGTAGGAACGATTGCAGGGCTGCCTAGAGTAGATCTATTTCATTACGGATTAGCTGCGGCTACTTACAGCTTGGGATATTCTTTAAAAAGGATCGGATAA
- a CDS encoding aldo/keto reductase, with protein MQNLVLNQSVQLNNGVEMPVFGLGVWKTRSGKECIDAVLNALEFGYRHIDTAKIYGNESDVGEAIRKSGIPRKELFITTKLWNSDQKNPRKYLDESLRTLGLDTIDLYLIHFPVAGTRKQAWKELEKVYKEGLVSAIGVSNYTIPHLQELFQYAEIVPTVNQVEYHPFLNQNELLNTCKKNNIVLEAYSPLAHGKKISDPKLVTLANKYGKTPAQVLIRWAIDKGLVVIPKSVKKERILENSQVFDFKLSEHDLQEMETWNENFRTCWDPTGA; from the coding sequence ATGCAAAATTTAGTCTTAAATCAATCTGTCCAGCTGAATAACGGAGTGGAGATGCCAGTCTTCGGACTAGGAGTTTGGAAAACGAGATCCGGAAAAGAATGTATAGATGCGGTTTTGAACGCATTGGAATTCGGATACAGACATATAGACACCGCTAAAATTTACGGAAACGAATCTGACGTAGGAGAAGCTATCCGAAAGAGTGGGATCCCTAGAAAGGAATTATTCATTACAACAAAACTATGGAATAGCGACCAAAAAAATCCACGCAAGTATTTGGACGAATCCTTAAGGACCTTAGGACTTGATACTATAGATCTGTATCTGATCCATTTCCCAGTTGCCGGGACTAGAAAACAAGCCTGGAAAGAATTAGAAAAAGTATATAAAGAAGGTTTAGTCAGTGCGATTGGGGTTAGTAACTATACCATCCCTCATTTACAGGAATTGTTCCAATATGCAGAGATCGTTCCTACAGTAAACCAGGTAGAATACCATCCATTCTTAAATCAAAATGAGCTCTTAAACACTTGCAAAAAGAATAATATTGTTCTAGAAGCTTATAGCCCACTCGCCCATGGCAAAAAAATCTCCGATCCGAAACTCGTAACACTTGCAAACAAATACGGGAAAACTCCCGCTCAGGTCTTAATCCGATGGGCAATCGACAAAGGCCTGGTAGTTATTCCTAAATCGGTCAAAAAGGAAAGGATCTTGGAGAATTCCCAAGTATTCGATTTTAAACTGAGTGAGCACGATCTACAGGAAATGGAAACCTGGAATGAGAACTTCCGGACCTGTTGGGACCCTACTGGGGCTTAA